TTGGCGGCTGGTAAAGGGCCGGGCTGCTGTGGTTCCGCCAATAGAAGCGGCTTAGCTGCTGACGGAGGACCAGATCGCTGGTTGACTGGAGGGCCAGACTGCTGCTGGGCTCTAGCCTTGTTCACATAGGAGGAAGGGCAGCTGAAGAAAATGTGGCCTTTTTCGCCACACAGGCTGCACTGACTCTCAAAATTGCAGACTTTGGCCTTGTGGCCCAAGTTGCCACATTTCCAGCACTTTACGGAGGGGCACTGCTTTACCTGATGGTCGGTGGAATGACATATAAAGCAGCTGATGGATTGACCGGAGTAGATTATTCTCCCGTTGTAAGGGCCAAGGGAGATGGAGTTGGGGATTTGTGAAGTGTGTCCGTTTGCGTCTTTACGCATCTTTACTTTATATCTGCGAACACCATACCAGATACCAAACTTATCCACAGGTTTGTATGAATGCAAGATCTCACAAAATCTGCTCAGATACAGATCTATGTCATGGTCTGGTACTCGCCCAGTCCAGAATTTCACTATAATGTTTGTGATATCCATTTGAATGGAGGACTCGATGGACCAGTCCTTCCATTTTGGGTCTCCATTTTTAGAGGCTTGGGCTTCCAGGAAACGCTTTAAAGGTGCCTCGTGGAAAAAGCACAGCTCGAAGTCTTTTTTGTTAGGTAAGGCTATAAATGAGTACACGTCAGTAACGTTAATCCAGACAGACTCAAACAACAAAACTTCACCAACATACTCGCGAGTAGGGGGATCGCCGATGTATTTCAGGCGAACCCAAAACTGCCCGAATTTGGAGGCATACTGAGGTAAAAGGCCAGCGGGGGCCATAGTGGCCTACTGCCCACCAGGGCACGAATAGGAGACACTGTCTATGGTGTTCACACTGTTTAAAGAACAACTCAATAATATTTAGTAGGCTAATTTAAACGACTGTGAAATCACTGATTATGCCTTCTTCGGCGCTTTCACGGGATCAGGCATCGTGAGTTTCGTATGAGTAGATTACTGCTTCAACGAATCCTCATtattgctgaaatctgattggctcaacggcGCCGATCAAAGAAGTTTCCTCCCAATACTTTTTGTAGGGGCTGAACTCAGCCCAGGGTGGTGTGaccagagaaacacagaaccaaaaacggACCTAAACAGGAAGAACAAGGacacaaaaccacactcctaacactcagtgcatcatgggaaatcccccggcagtatagcagcataactaagggatggttcaggactcacctgagccagccctaactataagctttatcaaagaggaaagtcttaagcctactcttaaatgtggagatggtgtctgcctcctgaacccaaactggaacctggttccacaggagaggagcttgatagctgaacgctctggctccaagtctacttttggagactctggGAACCACAAGtgaccctgcattctgggagcgcagtgctctggtggggtagtaaggtactatgaccAATTTAAAGGGGCGCTAtggagttttcagcggccactagcggtgcggttttaagattgcaaccacgCGTGTGCAGTGTGCAAGACCATACTtgataactaaataaaacttacCGGTACAAAGTCCAGCAGATATGAAATAGCAGATTTGATACTGCACCTCTTCCTGCAGTTGGCAGAAGCAAGTGTGTCAGGACTTGCAGCATAGTGTAGCACTTCTCATCTATTTAATATAAGAGCACAATTGTTGAGACGGTTACAATTATGCCTGCAACTGATGAATTAATGCACTGCTTATTCGATAAATGGTgatgcccatcacaatttcttaAGCCTAAGATGAATTGCTtattttgtaaaacaaacagCCCAAGATTAATTTTACAATCAAAGATTTCACAGCTGAGGAGGTTGAACTAGggaatatttgtcatttttgcttaaaaattaCTCCAAGTCATTTAAAGCTCTCTGCTCAAAGTTTCAGTCAACGTTGATCAAAACCaatcaataatatatatattagcagTTAATTATTACTTACCATCATTACAGTTTGGATTCTGATCCAACAGAGTGGTTACACTCCCCTTCTCCAAAGCCGCAATCCGTTTCAGTTTTGGAATAACCGATNNNNNNNNNNNNNNNNNNNNAaatatatcgtgataataaAACTTATTCCAAACAGATGTTAATgttcagttttaattttttatttattgtaattaattaatttgtatgaaaatgtgttgtgcaGCATGCCAATTTTTAACATTATATAATGTACTCCCTTTAAATAACTTGGCATTGCTAGCCTTATTTCTATTTCATTGTCTTGTATTTCACCCATACTTTGCTTATTTATGAATTGCTTATTTTGTAAAACGAACAGCCCAAGATTAATTTTACAATCAAAGATTTCACAGCTGAGGAGGTTGAACTAGggaatatttgtcatttttgcttaaaaattaCTCCAAGTCATTTAAAGCTCTCTGCTCAAAGTTTCAGTCAACGTTGATCAAAACCgatcaataatatatatattagcagTTAATTATTACTTACCATCATTACAGTTTGGATTCTGATCCAACAGAGTGGTTACACTCCCCTTCTCCAAAGCCGCAATCCGTTTCAGTTTTGGAATAACCGATGATTCCCATCTTCGGATTAGCATCTCTCCCTTTCCCTCAAACATCTTTCCAAACTCTGCATCTAGCTAATGTTGTGTAGAGAGAACCAGAATGTGAGCTATTTCCACAACACCTTTTAACAAATCAAAATAACATAACACACTAAAAAATCTCTGGTAAATATGCAAATTAATAAAATCACACTTTGatattaaatagtttttaaCATCCACCACACACTAATTTGGAATCTACATCTATATTTTATCCATCTGAAAACTTAATGAAACACATTTGATAAAAGTCGAATAAAATTCTTACCAGGGATGGCATGTCGATGAAACGGGGGTACTGTTGGGAAATGTCACCAACTGTTGGCATCTGCCATCTCTAgaagttatttattttctctaattTGCTTGGTTGCTATTTGTTTAATACCAATACGAAGAGATTACACAACAGTCCTGCTGGCCTCTATATGTAGGCTTAACCTACTACTACTGATCTTACTGATAACTCTATGTAGATTTAAAGAAGTAAAAGAattgtattaaacagaaataacaaaattaGAGCAGGGCTAAAAAACAAGTAAAGCAAAGCGAAACTGATGCACAGCAGATGGTACGCTTATTCTAAAAAGATATCTGCACGTTTctgcttttacttgagtaggtttgcGAAATggtaattttttacttttacttcagtgtttttttatagGAGTAATTTTCATTTTACTGGAGTAAAGATTTTCAGAAACCAGCACTAGCCCTGACATGAGTGAAAGACCTGAAAGACAGCAGCGATGAGGGCTAGCAGAACAGAGTCGTGTACTttacttgcataaaattctcaagaattAAAGAATAAAATTCTCTAAAGTCCCAGAGGCACCAACAAATGTTTCTTTCTGAGTGGGCTGATGTGGGACAAATTCTTGGGCCATTTTTTCGCCCCAGTCCGCACCAGATTAACATCAATCTCTACTGATATTCATGGCCAACTAATTATAGCTATATCTTGAAATCAAGGTACGGATAACATGACTTATATTAGCTAACTCAATGGGTCTTAATTTAGCCTATATGCCAGGCCCCGCTCCTGAGAAAAAAATCCTAAACAGTGTAATAGTTACAGATGGATTCCGATTTTCTGTTCTTAAAACATGACAAACTTACAATCCATGTTTTGCCACGAGATCACCGACGCAAACAGTGATGatctttttccttccttctgtaGATAACACCCCTGTGCGCTCATATTCAGCTATTGTATCAGGTGCCTTCCTGGTCAGGAACGACTGTAACGGCAGTGAGTCTTCGGCCTAGTGTTTAAGAATGCCTGATTTAGTATGAATGAATAATTTAGAGAGAGTTTTACTGCAGTGCTCACCTGAGTACTTTCAGTCTGGGTAGGCTGAACTGTAGGTGGATTTCAGTGGCCAGATAAACTTGAAATTTGTCATAGTCTTGCACAGCTGTGGTGATGTCACAGTCAATGTAGTCATTGAAGTCTTTGTAATATTTAAGAAACTGTTCTAACTGAACAGGATGGGAGAATTCTGAGTAACAGAATGTCAAAAGTTGTGGGGCATCACTGATGTGGAAGATCTTTTTGCATGTTTCTGTATTGTCTTTATAGATACTAACAAGTACAGTTTTGGTCAGTTGTCCAGTGTCAAAAGACCCAGGAGGCCCAGGATCCTCTAAAGATTGGTCCATTTGCtgaataataaagaaataatagaATGTTAATATTTAGACAGATAATGCAGCAGCCATTTTTTACTGATAACAATACTTTTACACAAAGCATTAGCTGATATAGCAGctcatttcttttttccaaCATAAAATCTATACACTTATTATTAGGTAACATGAGGCTGCAGCTAACTTACACTTTCATACACAAACAATCTTACAGATCTGAATGAACGTTAGATGGCTAAATGttcttaaatgtattaaaagtaaataataaaagaagaatTAACTAGCCATGGCTATATGAGGTAACTTACATCATtagctacagtgggggaaaaaagtatttgaccccttgctgattttgcaggtttgcccacttacaaagaatgcaacaatctacaattttaatcatatgtacattctaacagtgaaagacagaatcccaaagaaaattccagaaaatcacatcatatgaatttataaaaattgataaccatctgatgaggaataacaagtatatgaccccctaccaaacagcaagtattctggctcctacaagccagttagtctttctttaagacacagccccaatcccaaccaattatctacatcaaatacacctgcctcacctcgttacctgtataaaagacacctgtcaacacccaaacaaccagcatccaacatcaccaccatgggcaagaccaaagagctttctacggacatcagggacaagattgttgatctgcacaaggctgggatggtctacaagagaatcggaaagcaacttggagagaaaagatcaactgtcggtgcagttatcaggaaatggaagaagcaccacaccaccgccaacctcNNNNNNNNNNNNNNNNNNNNACAGATATTTTCCAATTTCATTGGGCAACATGACACATAACCACACCTACATCATTGCACTTATTTCAAAACTATGTATCTTGGATTGATGTAGATCTGATCATCtaaaaaatgtgtctgaatATCTAGGGGTCGGGAATCTGACACACCAGAAGGAATTTTAACAAGTTTGTACTCCTCCATCTTTTCCACAGCATATGAGTAAAAGTGATcatcaaaatatttaacattaactATCCTTAAAAAAGTCAAcagtgtttctgtccacctTTGGGAATAAATGAACAACTTCTCCAAAGATTGGTTCCTTTTCTGAACTAGCTGACAACATCAGAATGCTCCCTGTTCTGTATGTATGTCCACCTACACCAACTGTGTTTGACACATAAACCGTCTCTGTTGCCTCTTCTGCAAAGGAGCTCAGTTCTTCACTTATTTGGTCACCATGTTTCAAAGAATGAACAACAATAGGATATgcatttggtacagatatctGAACATTTAGTGGGTCCCCAAATTTCCAACAATACATTTGTTGCACCTGGTTTTTATAAGCCAGAGTTTTTGATATATTCCTGAAATTGCACACAGCATGTGCTTGCCGTTTGAGGGGATTATGCTTTGCTTCAAACCTCATACACCAAAGTTTTGACAAAGGTCCAAATTGAATCAACATAGTTGGATAATGTGTCATGAAATGGTGTTTTGGGATGAGGTGTCGATCAGGATAAAGTTCTTTGAACAACTTATGATGATCTATGATAAGCTGTTTCAGGAACACTGCAAGACCTCTGGTTACAACAGGAGCAAATATAATGCTACATATCTCTCGTAACAAAATGAACAACTGCCAGTGCAGACTTTCAGGACTGACAATGTCCACCAAAAGAAGAGGCAAGTTTTGTATGAGACACCAcatctgtgctgctgtttgtttgatgGCTGTCTCAGATTTCAGGTTAAGGATTACacttggtttgttttttgtgtttgaataCCCATAGTCATAGCTGGCTATCCTTTCATTCAGCTGTTGTGTAGTGTCGAAGTAAAAGTTTTACTTCCAAAGGTGCAACACCCTCAAGCACATCATGCATTATGTCAACCCCTACATTTTCAGTTACATGAAAGTATTCCAAAGTATTCAAGCACGAGTCTTGTTTGATTCCTGTAACAGTGACATCATTCAACACAACATGCTGCTGGTaattgtgtctgtctctcttttcaaGATCATCTTCATTGAACACACTTTGTGAAGTTGTTTTATCAACAAGGCAAATATGGCAGAACCTGTTAGCAGAAAAACTTTCTGCGTAGCCACACAGCACATGAAAAGCAAGATTGTCAGCAGTAAAAAGGCAGATCATTCCGTGTACTGTGTGTTTCTCCTCTCATCTTAATGTCAATGCCTTGACTCTCTAGGATTTTTATGTCATCTAAGAAAGGCTGAAAAATCTTTGCAAAGCCATATTTTTCTCTGTCAATAGCATTGAATAGAAGGCAAAGGTGAATGTTTGCCAAGCTTGAATTATACTCAGGGGGTAGGTTTCTCAATGAAAAATACACTGCTCCCATTTTATGAATCTTTGTTTTTGACCCAAGAGGATTAACTGTCTCCAGATCATCAAAGTATAGCTGAATCTGTAGAGCATCGGGATGTGTTTTGTATAGTTCATGTCTAGCAAAATGAGCACCATCACAATAGTCACGCATCTTTCCATCTGTACTTCTATGAGACTGCAAATACAGGGTCTGAAATTTCTCATTATTAAAGATTAATTTTAGAGTTTCGAGGACGGAAATATACTGAAATGTATCAGCTGCAAGTGTTTGTTGTGCAATACCATTTTTTCTTATAGTTTCAGCTCTGTGGCCTAAGAAGATCTCGGTTGGCTTAACAAGAGAGTACTCAGTTTCAAAGAATTTAGACATTTTATAAGGGCTATCTATATTCTCAAGGGACTCTCTTGCAGTCTCAAACTCTTTCATTAATGAACGAACCCCCTCGTTGTCATCTGGAACAGCTAAGCTTTTGAGCAAAGCAGTGGTAGATGCTTGAAGGCTGTCAATAGTCCTGTCCAAAAGTTCTTTAGTGCAACTTACACTTCTTTGTACATCACTTAATGTTACATTAGAACAAGAGTACATCTTTGCAGCAAACGTAGCAGCATGACTGGTGACTGAAACTGCATCCTCAGACTTAGCAGAACACAAATTGGCATCCTCTTCACAATCTGATGTTGCATCAAGAATCAAATGTGTGTTGTTGCTGATATTTGCTGCATTGTCCTCTGTAAGGTTGTCTGACACATCTTCTAAAAGCTGGGTAGCCATGTTTAGTGAGCTATCCCCTGATGAATGCTCTCTTGCAAGATGCTTAGAATAGGAATTGATGTTATGGTATGAACGCACACAGCCATTTTGGCTGCAAAATATGGTGTAGTCCTGTCCGTCAGATAGGGAATGTACGGCACGAAGATGCCAGCGAAGTCTCCTGATCTCAGAGCTAACTGGCTTTTTACATATTGGACAAGAGTACATGACAAGCTGATTTAGGCTAAAGCCTGAAGCTTGCTGATGAGCTCCAAGACTTTAGATCTTCTTGCAGTGTTAGACATTGGCAAGTCATATACATACTCCAGAAAGATGAAAACTGAAGCAAGCTGGGGAGGATACGAAAGGTTGTAGACCCAGTAGAACTTGAACAGCTTATCCAAGGCACAGGTTAGGCTCTCATCTTCCAATGGAATTACAACTTTGTCGTTTCTGGCAACAATGACAAACTGGTGCACTTCACTGGTCAGGTTTCCGATGCAGACTAGTTGTGGTTGCTGGCCCTTTGCAGCGATGTCAACAGTGTCACAAAGCGAGGAGATCCTGGTTCCAGactagagagaaagagagacagagagagaggtgataAATGCAATAACAGGGGTACAGGGAGTCAGAAAGGAGGAAAGATATGTAGCCAGAAACACTCTCTCAAAAACTTACAATTACTGTTTACATGCTGCACATGTTAAGGATCATTAAGTTTTATTATCAATGATACAAGATCATACTtgataactaaataaaacttacCGGTACAAAGTCAAGCAGATATGAAATAGCAGATTTGATACTGCACCGGCTTGACACTGCACCTCTTCCTGCAGTTGGCGGAAGCAAGTGTGTCAGGACTTGCAGCATAGTGTAGCACTTCTCATCTATTTAATATAAGAGCACAAGATAATTGTTGAGACGGTTACAATTATGCCTGCAACTGATGAATTAATGCACTGCTTATTCGATAAATGGTgatgcccatcacaatttcttaAGCCTAAGATGAATTGCTTATTTTGTAAAACCAACAGCCCAAGattaattttacaatcacaGATTTCACAGCTAAGGAGGTTGAACTAGggaatgtttgtcatttttgcttaaaaattaCTCCAAGTCATTTAAAGCTCTCTGCTCAAGTTGAAATGGCTATCAAAGTTTCAGTCAACGTTCAGTCAAAACCgatcaataatatatataagcAGTTAATTATTACTTACCATCATTACAGTTTGGATTCTGATCCAACAGAGTGGTTATACTCCCCTTCTCCAAAGCCGCAATCCGTTTCAGTTTTGGAATAACCGATGATTCCCATCTTCGGATTTGCATCTCTCCCTTTCCCTCAAACATCTTTCCAAACTCTGCATCTAGCTAATGTTGTGTAGAGAGAACCAGAATGTGAGCTATTTCCAGAACACCTTTTAACAAAtcaaaataacataacatattaAAAATCTCTGGTAAATATGCAAATTAATAAAATCacactttaatattaaatagtttttaaCATCCACCACACACTAATTTGGACTCTACATCTCTATTTTATCCATCTGAAAAcataatgaaacacatttgataaaagtcaaataaaattcTTACCNNNNNNNNNNNNNNNNNNNNAAATGTCACCAACTGTTGGCATCTGCGTGCTGATCCAATTCCTGCGATGGTTGAAGGTCTTTTCCATTGCAGTTTTGATGGTGGAGATGTTCTCAGATGATGGCTTCATTCTCTTGATGATGGTCAACCATTCAATTGGGTCTTCATCAGCTGGTGACTGTGTTACTGATGCTCCAGCTGAAACACTGCAGGGAACTTTTCGTTTTCGTTGATAGCGTCGCTGTCCCTCTTCAAGATGCCGCCTCATATTCCGAAGCTTGATTTCTATAAATCCTTTATGGGACACAGGGTCATATAGATGCTcctacaaacacattttaattgaaaagtaGAATTTTGTAAGCAACAACCTTTTGCCaataaaaactaatttatttcaGCAAACTGAGTGCTAAACACGGCCAGATTCAATTTTAATACGTACATATCCTTCGTTCTCTCCACAAACGCTGAGATTCAGAGAGGGAAATATTGCAATCAAGGATTTAGCCAAGTTCAGCTTGTCTGCAGTAGAAGGGTAGCTGTTTGAGGCAAAACATGAGATGTGCATTACTATGAAAGGcaataagaaataaatgaacaacaTGAAGTTACATAATgtatacacatttttatatgaTTTTTGAAATTTTTACTTTTCCATTAATTGCGTATTAAAGCCTATTTAGTCTCTGCAGATGTAGGCTATGCACTGTATAAAAAAGGCAGATTCTCACTGGATTGATACTGATAGCCTAAATTTGCAGAATCCTCTCGTTGCACAGAGCATTACTTTGTTTTGATAgaagttatttattttctgtaatttgCTTGGTTGCTATTTGTTTAATACCAATACGAAGAGATTACACAAGTCCTGCTGGCCTCTATATGTAGGCTTAACCTACTACTACTGATCTTACTGATAACTCTATGTAGATTTAAAGAAGTAAAAGAattgtattaaacagaaataacaaaattaGAGCAGGGCTAAAAAACAAGTAAAGCAAAGCGAAACTGATGCACAGCAGATGGTACGCTTATTCCAAAAAGAGAAGATATCTGGCCTGCACACactaaacaatattaaaacacaaagtaacttGTACTTTGTGTAGTGTATTACCAAGCACGTTTctgcttttacttgagtaggtttgtGAAATggtaattttttacttttacttcagtgtTTCTTTATAGGAGTAATTTTCATTTTACTGGAGTAAAGATTTTCAGAAACCAGCACTAGCCCTGACATGAGTGAAAGACCTGAAAGACAGCATAGATGAGGGCTAGCAGAACAGAGTCGTGTACTttacttgcataaaattctcaagaattAAGGAATAAAAGTCTCTAAAGTCCCAGAGGCACCAACAAATGTTTCTTTCTGAGTGGGCTGACATGGAACAAATTCTTGGGCCATTTTTTCGCACCAGTCCGCACCAGATTAACATTAATCTCTATTGATATTCACGGCCAACTAATTATAGCTATATCTTGAAATCAAGGTACAGATAACCTGACTTATATTAGCTAACTCAATGGGTCTTAATTTAGCCTACATGCCGGGCCCCGCTCCTGAGAAAAAATCCTAACCAGTGTAATAGTTACAGATGGATTCAGGTTTTATGTTCTTAAAACATGACAAACTTACAATCCATGTTTTGCCACGAGATCACCGACACTAACAGTGATGatctttttccttccttctgtaGATAACATCCCTGTGTGCTCATATTCAGCTATTGTATCAGGTGCCTTCCTGCTCAGGAATGACTGTAACGGCAGTGAGTCTTCGGCCTAATAAGGAATTACgacaatgcaaaaataaaaacagagttGTTAAGAATGCTTGATTTAGTATGAATGAATAATTTAGAGAGAGTTTTACTGCAGTGCCCACCTGAGTACTTTTAGTCTGGGTAGGCTGAACATTGATGATCTGTAGGTGGATTTCAGTGGCCACATAAACTTGAAATTTGTCATAGTCTTGCACAGCTGTGGTGATGTCACAGTCAATGTAGTCATTGAAGTCTTTGTTATATTTAAGAAACCGTTCTAACTGAACAGGATGGGAGAATTCTGAGTAACAGAATGTCAAAAGTTGTGGGGCATCACTGATGTGGAAGATCTTTTTGCATGTTTCTGTATTGTCTTTATAGATACTAACAAGTACAGTTTTGGTCAGTTGTCCAGTGTCAAAAGACCCAAGAGGCCCAGGATCCTCTAAAGATTGGTCCATTTGCtgaataataaagaaataatagaATGTTAATATTTAGACAGATAATGCAGGAACCACTTTTTACTGATTACAATACTTTTACACAAAGCATTAGCTGATATAGCAGctcatttcttttttccaaCATAAAATCTATACACTTATTGTTAGGCTGCAGCTAACTTACACTTTCATACACAAACAATCTTACAGATCTGAATGAACGTTAGATGGCTAAATGttcttaaatgtatttgtattaaaagtaaataataaaagtaagtTTAATTAGCCATGGCTATATGAGGTAACTTACATCATTAGCTACATTAGCTAACTTACacagcaaagaaaagaaagaaagaagaaaataaatattccaGCCTCATGATGCAAAAAAATAGTAAGCCAGGCTCTTCAATCATAACCTTCATCATAAccagacctttttaataccacccaggatgaaatttaatgccAACTTCACTTCCATACAATgtaaaatctgtatgaatttgaAACTCGAGAAAATTATTATTCACCAAGTTACCCAAATTTAATACTCACGTTCATATTTAATCACATCACGAACTCTATGCTATGAagccaaaaatacaaaataaatagaataataaaaaatgaaactaGTGCAGTATGTGTGTTATAATTAGTTACAACTTGGCTAAAATaaggtaatgtaatgtaatataatatgctaATGTGAAtgccaattatttttttatcctgttctgttttagcatctaaaggctgcttgaaatatagtattataACGTATAGTATCactatcagaatcagctttattgccaggtatgtgtacacatacaaggaatttgactcaggattgtacattgctcacgatgtattggcttgaaagcatCGGGGATAAGTAGTTgggctccggtttgtttttttcctagTCCTGGTGATCGGCGCATTTGGGTTTGTTTAATAATGTGCGTTAGTTAGCCTACAACAGCGGCGCAACGgcgacacacagacacggtcctCGCCTCATACACAACTGTCTCAccgttgctgttgtaacattcaCTGACCAGTAATCTGCAGCGGGTCTTCTAGCTCCGCTGTTTCATTAGCGCTCGCCATAGTGTGACTGACTCGCACACTGATCCGCTTGTTGAGCTAACCTCAGCGCCGCTGCCCTCAGC
This region of Micropterus dolomieu isolate WLL.071019.BEF.003 ecotype Adirondacks unplaced genomic scaffold, ASM2129224v1 contig_14242, whole genome shotgun sequence genomic DNA includes:
- the LOC123966795 gene encoding uncharacterized protein LOC123966795 isoform X3 — encoded protein: MAPAGLLPQYASKFGQFWVRLKYIGDPPTREYVGEVLLFESVWINVTDVYSFIALPNKKDFELCFFHEAPLKRFLEAQASKNGDPKWKDWSIESSIQMDITNIIVKFWTGRVPDHDIDLYLSRFCEILHSYKPVDKFGIWYGVRRYKVKMRKDANGHTSQIPNSISLGPYNGRIIYSGQSISCFICHSTDHQARAQQQSGPPVNQRSGPPSAAKPLLLAEPQQPGPLPAAKERPDPPPSVKQQPATEQHQPGILPAKQRCDPPPSVKQQPATEQHQPGILPAKQRSDPPPSANQQSSTDQQQPGTLPAKHRSDLLTVTKQQSSCSPALCQSSYRCLEPSPAPRVYLMFSFSPYRGIVVRPSKRRFLSRSRSLQLRPLRMPSVHQVRRLQVYVVRMHIENSLI
- the LOC123966795 gene encoding uncharacterized protein LOC123966795 isoform X5, with translation MFEGKGEMLIRRWESSVIPKLKRIAALEKGSVTTLLDQNPNCNDDEKCYTMLQVLTHLLLPTAGRGAVSNLLFHICWTLYRYKVKMRKDANGHTSQIPNSISLGPYNGRIIYSGQSISCFICHSTDHQVKQCPSVKCWKCGNLGHKAKVCNFESQCSLCGEKGHIFFSCPSSYVNKARAQQQSGPPVNQRSGPPSAAKPLLLAEPQQPGPLPAAKERPDPPPSVKQQPATEQHQPGILPAKQRCDPPPSVKQQPATEQHQPGILPAKQRSDPPPSANQQSSTDQQQPGTLPAKHRSDLLTVTKQQSSCSPALCQSSYRCLEPSPAPRVYLMFSFSPYRGIVVRPSKRRFLSRSRSLQLRPLRMPSVHQVRRLQVYVVRMHIENSLI
- the LOC123966795 gene encoding uncharacterized protein LOC123966795 isoform X2; its protein translation is MPTVGDISQQYPRFIDMPSLLDAEFGKMFEGKGEMLIRRWESSVIPKLKRIAALEKGSVTTLLDQNPNCNDDEKCYTMLQVLTHLLLPTAGRGAVSNLLFHICWTLYRYKVKMRKDANGHTSQIPNSISLGPYNGRIIYSGQSISCFICHSTDHQVKQCPSVKCWKCGNLGHKAKVCNFESQCSLCGEKGHIFFSCPSSYVNKARAQQQSGPPVNQRSGPPSAAKPLLLAEPQQPGPLPAAKERPDPPPSVKQQPATEQHQPGILPAKQRCDPPPSVKQQPATEQHQPGILPAKQRSDPPPSANQQSSTDQQQPGTLPAKHRSDLLTVTKQQSSCSPALCQSSYRCLEPSPAPRVYLMFSFSPYRGIVVRPSKRRFLSRSRSLQLRPLRMPSVHQVRRLQVYVVRMHIENSLI
- the LOC123966795 gene encoding uncharacterized protein LOC123966795 isoform X4, producing the protein MPSLLDAEFGKMFEGKGEMLIRRWESSVIPKLKRIAALEKGSVTTLLDQNPNCNDDEKCYTMLQVLTHLLLPTAGRGAVSNLLFHICWTLYRYKVKMRKDANGHTSQIPNSISLGPYNGRIIYSGQSISCFICHSTDHQVKQCPSVKCWKCGNLGHKAKVCNFESQCSLCGEKGHIFFSCPSSYVNKARAQQQSGPPVNQRSGPPSAAKPLLLAEPQQPGPLPAAKERPDPPPSVKQQPATEQHQPGILPAKQRCDPPPSVKQQPATEQHQPGILPAKQRSDPPPSANQQSSTDQQQPGTLPAKHRSDLLTVTKQQSSCSPALCQSSYRCLEPSPAPRVYLMFSFSPYRGIVVRPSKRRFLSRSRSLQLRPLRMPSVHQVRRLQVYVVRMHIENSLI
- the LOC123966795 gene encoding zinc finger CCHC domain-containing protein 3-like isoform X1 — its product is MAPAGLLPQYASKFGQFWVRLKYIGDPPTREYVGEVLLFESVWINVTDVYSFIALPNKKDFELCFFHEAPLKRFLEAQASKNGDPKWKDWSIESSIQMDITNIIVKFWTGRVPDHDIDLYLSRFCEILHSYKPVDKFGIWYGVRRYKVKMRKDANGHTSQIPNSISLGPYNGRIIYSGQSISCFICHSTDHQVKQCPSVKCWKCGNLGHKAKVCNFESQCSLCGEKGHIFFSCPSSYVNKARAQQQSGPPVNQRSGPPSAAKPLLLAEPQQPGPLPAAKERPDPPPSVKQQPATEQHQPGILPAKQRCDPPPSVKQQPATEQHQPGILPAKQRSDPPPSANQQSSTDQQQPGTLPAKHRSDLLTVTKQQSSCSPALCQSSYRCLEPSPAPRVYLMFSFSPYRGIVVRPSKRRFLSRSRSLQLRPLRMPSVHQVRRLQVYVVRMHIENSLI
- the LOC123966797 gene encoding uncharacterized protein LOC123966797 isoform X1; amino-acid sequence: MYSCPICKKPVSSEIRRLRWHLRAVHSLSDGQDYTIFCSQNGCVRSYHNINSYSKHLAREHSSGDSSLNMATQLLEDVSDNLTEDNAANISNNTHLILDATSDCEEDANLCSAKSEDAVSVTSHAATFAAKMYSCSNVTLSDVQRSVSCTKELLDRTIDSLQASTTALLKSLAVPDDNEGVRSLMKEFETARESLENIDSPYKMSKFFETEYSLVKPTEIFLGHRAETIRKNGIAQQTLAADTFQYISVLETLKLIFNNEKFQTLYLQSHRSTDGKMRDYCDGAHFARHELYKTHPDALQIQLYFDDLETVNPLGSKTKIHKMGAVYFSLRNLPPEYNSSLANIHLCLLFNAIDREKYGFAKIFQPFLDDIKILESQGIDIKMRGETHSTRNDLPFYC
- the LOC123966797 gene encoding uncharacterized protein LOC123966797 isoform X2, whose translation is MFEGKGEMQIRRWESSVIPKLKRIAALEKGSITTLLDQNPNCNDDEKCYTMLQVLTHLLPPTAGRGAVSSRCSIKSAISYLLDFVPSGTRISSLCDTVDIAAKGQQPQLVCIGNLTSEVHQFVIVARNDKVVIPLEDESLTCALDKLFKFYWVYNLSYPPQLASVFIFLEYVYDLPMSNTARRSKVLELISKLQALA